A stretch of Helicobacter pylori DNA encodes these proteins:
- the lpxB gene encoding lipid-A-disaccharide synthase produces the protein MPTILVSALEASSNMHLEELRRNLPKDYRFIGVFESKDALYSPREFSVMGFRDVIGRLGFLLKAHKEMVQLAKQADMVLLMDSSSFNIPLAKKIKKQDPHKKIMYYILPQVWAWKKWRAKSLEKYCDFLGAILPFEVSYYQKKAQYVGHPLLDEIKYYKKDIKGETLVFMPGSRKSEIAKMFPLFVKVAQILEQNEGFKRRVLVVPSFFKGLDLKALYGEDIQLFEISYDAHKSLFEAEFAFICSGTATLEAALIGTPFVLAYRAKTMDFLIARMLVNLHYIGLANIFYNALNNETPGLGESQLHPELIQHFLSVEGLLKAYKEMDRERYFKESLRLREYLASGSARKIANEMAFLLNLT, from the coding sequence GAGTTACGGCGCAATTTGCCTAAAGATTATCGTTTCATTGGCGTGTTTGAAAGCAAAGACGCGCTCTATAGCCCTAGAGAATTTTCTGTCATGGGTTTTAGAGACGTGATAGGCCGTTTGGGGTTTTTACTCAAAGCCCATAAAGAAATGGTCCAATTAGCTAAACAAGCGGACATGGTGCTTTTAATGGATTCTTCTTCTTTCAATATCCCCTTAGCCAAAAAAATCAAAAAACAAGATCCGCATAAAAAAATCATGTATTATATTTTACCGCAAGTTTGGGCATGGAAAAAATGGCGCGCTAAAAGCCTTGAAAAATACTGCGATTTTTTGGGAGCGATTTTGCCTTTTGAAGTGAGCTATTACCAAAAAAAAGCCCAATATGTAGGACACCCTTTATTAGATGAAATTAAATATTATAAAAAAGATATTAAGGGCGAAACTCTAGTGTTTATGCCAGGAAGTCGAAAAAGCGAAATCGCTAAAATGTTCCCTTTGTTTGTCAAAGTGGCTCAAATTTTAGAACAAAACGAAGGGTTTAAAAGGCGTGTGTTAGTGGTGCCGAGTTTCTTTAAGGGGTTGGATTTGAAAGCCCTTTATGGAGAAGACATTCAATTATTTGAAATTTCTTATGATGCGCATAAGAGTTTGTTTGAAGCGGAGTTTGCGTTCATTTGCAGCGGCACAGCGACTTTAGAGGCCGCTTTGATTGGCACGCCTTTTGTGTTAGCGTATAGGGCTAAAACGATGGATTTTTTGATCGCTAGAATGCTTGTCAATTTGCATTACATAGGTTTAGCGAACATCTTTTATAACGCCTTAAATAATGAAACTCCAGGGCTTGGGGAGAGCCAATTGCACCCAGAATTGATCCAGCATTTTTTGAGCGTAGAGGGTTTGTTAAAAGCGTATAAAGAAATGGACAGAGAGCGCTATTTTAAAGAAAGTTTGAGATTAAGGGAATATTTAGCCAGTGGGAGCGCGAGAAAAATCGCTAATGAAATGGCTTTTTTGCTGAATTTAACTTAA
- the greA gene encoding transcription elongation factor GreA: MNKEPMSMHGYNKICAELKQLKEVERPNIVKEIDIARGHGDLKENAEYHAAKEKQRFIEARIVDLSEIIANAQVIDPSALAHNKVSFGSTIKILNLDNDKEFSYTIVGSVESDPDKGLISFGSPIAKSLIGKSKGDAVSIQLPNGESDFEILDIYYKEICFDEN; this comes from the coding sequence ATGAATAAAGAACCTATGAGTATGCATGGATACAATAAGATTTGCGCGGAATTAAAGCAATTAAAAGAGGTGGAACGGCCTAATATTGTGAAAGAAATTGATATTGCTAGAGGGCATGGGGATTTGAAAGAAAACGCTGAATACCATGCCGCTAAAGAAAAACAACGCTTCATTGAAGCGAGGATCGTGGATTTAAGCGAAATTATCGCTAACGCTCAAGTGATTGATCCGAGCGCTTTAGCCCATAATAAAGTGAGTTTTGGGAGCACGATTAAAATCCTTAATTTGGATAACGATAAAGAGTTTTCTTACACGATAGTAGGAAGCGTGGAGAGTGATCCGGATAAAGGGTTAATTTCTTTTGGTTCGCCGATCGCTAAGAGTTTGATAGGCAAGAGCAAGGGCGATGCGGTGAGCATTCAATTGCCTAATGGCGAAAGCGATTTTGAAATTTTAGACATTTATTATAAAGAGATTTGTTTTGATGAAAATTAA
- the dut gene encoding dUTP diphosphatase — MKIKIQKIHPNALIPKYQTDGSSGFDLHAVEEVMIKPHSVGLVKIGICLSLEVGYELQVRTRSGLALNHQVMVLNSPGTVDNDYRGEIKVILANLSDKDFKVQVGDRIAQGVVQKTYKAEFIECEQLDETSRGSGGFGSTGVSKA, encoded by the coding sequence ATGAAAATTAAAATCCAAAAAATCCACCCAAACGCCCTTATCCCTAAATACCAAACCGATGGTTCTTCAGGCTTTGATTTGCATGCTGTAGAAGAAGTAATGATCAAACCTCATAGCGTGGGGTTGGTGAAAATAGGGATTTGTTTGTCTTTAGAAGTGGGGTATGAATTGCAAGTGCGCACCCGTAGCGGTTTGGCTTTGAACCATCAGGTGATGGTATTAAATTCTCCTGGCACGGTGGATAATGATTATAGGGGCGAAATTAAGGTCATTTTAGCGAATTTGAGCGATAAAGATTTTAAAGTCCAAGTAGGGGATAGGATCGCTCAAGGGGTGGTTCAAAAAACTTATAAAGCCGAATTTATAGAATGCGAACAATTAGATGAAACTTCAAGGGGTAGTGGGGGGTTTGGCAGCACAGGAGTGAGCAAGGCATGA
- a CDS encoding plasminogen-binding protein pgbA C-terminal domain-containing protein, which translates to MNKPFLILLIALIVFSGCNMRKYFKPAKHQVKGEAYFPNHLQESIVSSNRYGAILKNGAVIGDKGLTQLRIGKNFNYESSFLNESQGFFILAQDCLNKIDKKTSKSKVAKTEETELKLKGVEAEVQDKVCHQVELISNNPNASQQSIVIPLETFALSASVKGNLLAVVLADNSANLYDITSQKLLFSEKGSPSTTINSLMAMPIFMDTVVVFPMLDGRLLVVDYVHGNPTPIRNIVISSDKFFNNITYLIVDGNNMIASTGKRILSVVSGQEFNYDGDIVDLLYDKGTLYVLTLDGQILQMDKSLRELNSVKLPFASLNTIVLNHNKLYSLEKRGYVIEVDLNDFDSYNVYKTPSIGSFKFFSSNRLDKGVFYDKNRVYYDRYYLDYNDFKPKLYPVVEKSASKKSQKGEKGNAPIYLQERHKAKEKPLEENKVKPRNSGFEEEEVKTRRPEPINNQNNAIQKGIKENQENKNAPVSKEDNEKGAENAPVSKENNAIKEAPKLSPKEEKRRLKEEKKKAKAEQRAREFEQRAREHQERDEKELEERRKALEMNKK; encoded by the coding sequence ATGAATAAACCATTTTTAATCTTACTCATAGCCCTAATTGTCTTTAGCGGCTGTAACATGAGAAAATATTTCAAACCCGCTAAACACCAGGTTAAAGGCGAAGCGTATTTCCCTAACCATTTGCAAGAAAGTATCGTTTCGTCTAATCGTTATGGAGCCATTTTGAAAAATGGAGCGGTTATAGGCGATAAAGGTTTAACGCAGCTAAGAATCGGTAAGAATTTCAATTACGAAAGCAGTTTTTTAAATGAGAGTCAAGGGTTTTTCATCCTTGCGCAAGATTGTTTGAACAAGATTGATAAAAAAACAAGCAAAAGCAAGGTGGCTAAGACTGAAGAAACGGAATTGAAATTAAAGGGTGTTGAAGCGGAAGTCCAAGATAAAGTCTGTCATCAAGTGGAATTGATTAGTAATAACCCTAACGCCAGCCAACAATCTATCGTTATCCCTTTGGAAACTTTTGCCTTGAGCGCGAGCGTTAAAGGGAATCTTTTAGCGGTGGTGTTAGCGGACAATTCAGCGAATTTATACGACATCACTTCTCAAAAATTGCTTTTTAGCGAGAAAGGTTCCCCAAGCACCACGATCAATTCTTTAATGGCGATGCCTATTTTTATGGATACGGTCGTGGTGTTTCCCATGCTAGATGGGCGTTTGTTGGTCGTGGATTATGTGCATGGAAACCCTACGCCTATTAGAAACATTGTTATCAGCAGCGATAAGTTTTTTAACAATATCACTTACCTTATCGTAGATGGCAATAACATGATCGCTTCTACAGGGAAAAGGATACTCTCAGTCGTGAGCGGTCAAGAGTTCAACTATGATGGGGATATTGTGGATTTGCTTTATGATAAGGGGACTTTATATGTGCTCACGCTAGACGGGCAGATTTTGCAAATGGATAAGAGTTTGAGGGAATTAAACAGCGTGAAACTACCCTTTGCTTCGCTCAACACGATTGTATTAAACCACAATAAATTGTATTCTTTAGAAAAGCGTGGGTATGTGATAGAGGTGGATTTGAATGATTTTGATTCGTATAATGTCTATAAAACGCCGTCTATAGGCAGTTTTAAGTTTTTTTCATCTAATCGTTTGGATAAAGGGGTGTTTTATGATAAAAATCGGGTGTATTATGATCGCTACTATTTAGATTATAATGATTTTAAACCAAAACTTTATCCCGTTGTGGAAAAATCTGCATCTAAAAAATCTCAAAAAGGCGAAAAAGGGAACGCTCCTATTTATTTGCAAGAAAGGCATAAAGCTAAAGAAAAGCCTTTAGAAGAAAACAAAGTTAAGCCAAGAAATAGCGGGTTTGAAGAAGAAGAAGTTAAAACCAGAAGGCCTGAGCCTATTAACAATCAAAATAACGCTATCCAAAAAGGCATAAAAGAAAATCAAGAAAACAAAAACGCTCCTGTTTCAAAAGAGGATAACGAAAAAGGCGCAGAAAACGCTCCTGTTTCAAAAGAGAATAACGCTATTAAAGAAGCGCCAAAACTCAGCCCTAAAGAAGAAAAACGCCGCTTGAAAGAAGAAAAGAAAAAAGCCAAAGCCGAACAAAGGGCTAGAGAATTTGAACAAAGAGCGAGAGAGCATCAAGAAAGAGATGAAAAAGAGCTTGAAGAAAGAAGAAAAGCTTTAGAAATGAATAAGAAGTGA
- a CDS encoding type III pantothenate kinase — protein sequence MSAGRSFTDLKNLVLCDIGNTRIHFAQNYQLFSSAKEDLKRLGIQKEIFYISVNEENEKALLNCYPNAKNIAGFFHLETDYVGLGIDRQMACLALNNGVVVDAGSAITIDLVKEGKHLGGCILPGLAQYIHAYKKSAKILEQPFKALDSLEVLPKNTRDAVNYGMILSVISCIQHLAKNQKIYLCGGDAKYLSAFLPHSVCKERLVFDGMEIALKKAGILECK from the coding sequence ATGTCAGCTGGGCGATCTTTTACAGATTTGAAAAACCTGGTTTTATGCGATATAGGCAATACGCGCATCCATTTCGCGCAAAATTATCAGCTCTTTTCAAGCGCTAAAGAAGATTTAAAGCGTTTGGGTATTCAAAAGGAAATTTTTTACATTAGCGTGAATGAAGAAAATGAAAAAGCCCTTTTAAATTGTTACCCTAACGCTAAAAATATTGCAGGATTTTTTCATTTAGAAACCGACTATGTAGGGCTTGGGATAGACCGGCAAATGGCGTGTTTAGCGCTAAATAATGGCGTGGTGGTGGATGCGGGGAGCGCGATTACGATTGATTTAGTCAAAGAGGGCAAGCATTTAGGAGGGTGTATTTTGCCCGGTTTAGCCCAATATATTCATGCGTATAAAAAAAGCGCTAAAATTTTAGAGCAACCTTTCAAGGCCTTAGATTCTTTAGAAGTTTTACCTAAAAACACCAGAGACGCTGTGAATTACGGCATGATTTTGAGCGTCATTTCTTGCATCCAGCATTTAGCCAAAAATCAAAAAATCTATCTTTGTGGGGGCGATGCGAAGTATTTGAGCGCGTTTTTACCCCATTCTGTTTGCAAGGAGCGTTTGGTTTTTGATGGGATGGAAATCGCTCTTAAAAAAGCAGGGATACTAGAATGCAAATGA
- a CDS encoding sulfite exporter TauE/SafE family protein, with product MQMMQNLSFLGMFLAALSMSLGHCVGMCGGIVSAFSQIRFSKVTSFSYQLTCHALYNVGRISTYMLLGAITAGLGHSLSVSMGFRGVLLMSMGVVLILLALLGAKVEKLSFQVPFISFLMKKTLQSQNILGLYFLGVLNGFLPCMMVYSFLASVILSHSALMGAMLGLSFGLGTSVPLFLMGIFLSKISISYRKFFNLLSKGLMGVFGLYVLYMGIMLINHKMPHAMHHQNNTTQHDHKGVHSHEH from the coding sequence ATGCAAATGATGCAGAATTTGAGTTTTTTGGGCATGTTTTTAGCCGCTTTGAGCATGTCTTTAGGGCATTGTGTGGGCATGTGTGGGGGGATTGTGAGCGCGTTTAGTCAAATAAGATTTTCTAAAGTTACAAGCTTTTCTTACCAGCTCACTTGCCATGCCCTTTATAATGTGGGGAGGATCAGCACCTACATGCTTTTAGGGGCTATAACGGCAGGTTTAGGGCATAGTCTTAGCGTGAGCATGGGTTTTAGAGGTGTTTTATTGATGAGCATGGGAGTTGTTTTAATCCTTTTAGCGCTCTTGGGAGCTAAAGTGGAAAAATTAAGCTTTCAAGTCCCTTTCATCTCTTTTTTGATGAAAAAAACCTTGCAATCTCAAAACATTCTAGGGCTGTATTTCTTAGGCGTGTTGAACGGATTTTTACCCTGCATGATGGTGTATTCGTTTTTAGCGAGCGTGATTCTCAGTCATAGCGCGCTTATGGGAGCGATGCTAGGCCTTTCTTTTGGGCTTGGCACTAGCGTGCCGTTGTTTTTAATGGGGATTTTTTTAAGCAAAATTTCCATTTCTTACAGGAAATTTTTCAATCTTTTGTCTAAAGGTTTAATGGGGGTTTTTGGGCTTTATGTCCTTTATATGGGGATCATGCTCATTAATCATAAAATGCCTCATGCTATGCATCATCAAAACAACACCACTCAGCATGATCATAAAGGAGTGCATTCGCATGAACACTAA
- the gmhB gene encoding D-glycero-beta-D-manno-heptose 1,7-bisphosphate 7-phosphatase yields MNTNKALFLDRDGIINIDKGYVSQKEDFEFQKGIFELLKHAKSLGYKLLLITNQSGINRGYYTLKDFEQLTQYLQESLLKELGFNLDGIYFCRHVPEENCACRKPKPSLILQAAKEHQICLERSFMIGDKESDMLAGLNAKVKNNLLLTQNHLKTPHSWIQCKNLKEMIDWIK; encoded by the coding sequence ATGAACACTAACAAAGCCCTTTTTTTGGACAGAGACGGCATTATCAATATTGATAAAGGCTATGTGAGTCAAAAAGAAGATTTTGAGTTTCAAAAAGGGATTTTTGAATTGCTAAAGCATGCGAAATCTTTAGGCTACAAACTGCTTTTAATCACCAACCAATCCGGGATCAACCGAGGCTATTACACCCTTAAAGATTTTGAACAACTCACCCAATACCTCCAAGAAAGCTTGCTCAAAGAATTGGGTTTTAATTTGGATGGCATCTATTTTTGCAGGCACGTCCCAGAAGAAAATTGCGCTTGCAGGAAGCCAAAACCCTCTTTGATTTTACAAGCCGCTAAAGAGCATCAAATTTGTTTGGAGCGATCTTTTATGATAGGCGATAAAGAGAGCGACATGCTAGCCGGCTTGAACGCTAAAGTTAAAAATAACCTTTTGCTCACTCAAAACCATTTAAAAACTCCTCATTCTTGGATACAATGCAAAAATCTTAAAGAGATGATTGATTGGATTAAATAA
- the rfaD gene encoding ADP-glyceromanno-heptose 6-epimerase has product MRYIDDGLENQTILITGGAGFVGSNLAFYFQENHPKAKVIILDKFRSNTLFSNNRPSSLGHFKNLIGFKGEVITADINNPLDLRHLEKLHFDYLFHQAAVSDTTMLDQELVMKTNYQAFLNLLEIARSKKAKVIYASSAGVYGNTKAPNVVGKNESPENVYGFSKLCMDEFVLSHSSDNIVGLRYFNVYGPREFYKEKTASMVLQLALSAMAFKEVKLFEFGEQLRDFVYIEDVIQANVKAMKAQKSGVYNVGYSQARSYNEIVSILKEHLGDFKVSYIKNPYAFFQKHTQAHIEPAILDLDYTPLYDLESGIKDYLPHIHAIFKEQCA; this is encoded by the coding sequence ATGCGTTATATTGATGATGGATTAGAAAATCAAACGATTTTAATCACCGGTGGGGCTGGCTTTGTAGGCAGTAATCTGGCCTTTTATTTTCAAGAGAACCACCCTAAAGCTAAAGTAATCATTTTGGATAAGTTTCGCAGTAACACGCTTTTCAGTAATAACCGCCCGAGTTCTTTAGGGCATTTTAAGAATTTAATCGGTTTTAAGGGTGAAGTGATCACGGCTGACATTAATAACCCCTTAGATTTAAGGCATTTAGAAAAATTGCATTTTGATTATTTGTTCCACCAAGCGGCTGTTTCTGATACGACCATGCTGGATCAAGAATTAGTGATGAAAACCAATTATCAGGCTTTTTTAAACCTTTTAGAAATCGCTCGCTCAAAAAAAGCTAAAGTGATTTACGCTTCTTCAGCGGGCGTTTATGGCAACACCAAAGCCCCCAATGTGGTAGGCAAAAACGAAAGCCCTGAAAATGTCTATGGCTTTTCCAAGCTTTGCATGGACGAATTTGTCCTTTCTCATTCAAGCGATAACATTGTGGGCTTAAGGTATTTCAATGTCTATGGGCCTAGGGAATTTTATAAAGAAAAAACCGCCTCCATGGTTTTGCAACTCGCTTTAAGCGCGATGGCGTTTAAGGAAGTCAAGCTTTTTGAATTTGGCGAGCAATTAAGGGATTTTGTCTATATTGAAGATGTGATCCAAGCGAATGTGAAAGCGATGAAGGCTCAAAAAAGCGGGGTTTATAATGTGGGTTATTCGCAAGCCAGAAGTTATAATGAAATCGTTAGCATTTTAAAAGAGCATTTAGGGGATTTTAAAGTGAGCTATATTAAAAACCCTTACGCTTTTTTCCAAAAGCACACCCAAGCGCATATTGAACCTGCTATTTTGGATTTGGATTACACCCCTTTATACGATTTAGAAAGCGGTATTAAAGATTATTTGCCCCATATCCATGCGATTTTTAAAGAACAATGCGCATGA
- the rfaE1 gene encoding D-glycero-beta-D-manno-heptose-7-phosphate kinase → MKKILVIGDLIADYYLWGKSERLSPEAPVPVLEVKKESKNLGGAANVANNLISLKAKVFLCGVVGDDLEGKHFISALKARGIDTSGVLIDKTRCTTLKTRIIAQNQQIARVDKEIKDPLSADLRKKLLDFFIEKIQEIDGVILSDYNKGVLDFELTQTIITLANQHHKLILCDPKGKDYSKYSHASLITPNRFELEQALHLKLDSHANLSKALQILKETYQIAMPLVTLSEQGIAFLEKGELVNCPTIAKEVYDVTGAGDTVIASLMLSLLESKSLKDACEFANAAAAVVVGKMGSALASLEEIALILNQTHPKILPLEKLLETLEHHQQKIVFTNGCFDLLHKGHASYLQKAKALGDILIVGLNSDASVKRLKGDKRPIVSEKDRAFLLASLSCVDYVVVFEEDAPIKLIQALKPDILVKGADYLNKEIIGSEFAKETRLMEFEEGYSTSAIIEKIKRTCND, encoded by the coding sequence ATGAAAAAAATCTTAGTCATAGGCGATCTGATCGCTGATTATTATTTGTGGGGGAAGAGCGAACGCCTTTCTCCTGAAGCCCCTGTGCCTGTTTTAGAAGTCAAAAAAGAGAGCAAGAATTTAGGCGGAGCGGCCAATGTGGCTAATAACCTTATCTCTTTAAAAGCTAAAGTCTTTTTATGTGGGGTAGTGGGCGATGATTTAGAGGGCAAGCATTTTATTAGCGCTTTAAAAGCAAGAGGGATTGACACTTCAGGCGTCTTAATAGATAAAACCCGTTGCACCACGCTTAAGACGCGCATCATCGCACAAAACCAGCAAATCGCGCGCGTGGATAAGGAAATCAAAGATCCCTTAAGCGCTGATTTAAGAAAAAAACTTTTAGATTTTTTCATAGAAAAAATCCAAGAAATAGACGGCGTGATCCTTTCAGATTACAATAAGGGCGTGTTGGATTTTGAACTCACTCAAACCATCATCACGCTAGCTAACCAACACCACAAGCTCATTTTATGCGACCCTAAAGGGAAAGATTATAGCAAATATTCTCATGCGAGTTTGATCACGCCTAATCGTTTTGAATTAGAGCAAGCCCTCCATTTAAAATTAGACAGTCATGCGAATTTATCAAAAGCGCTCCAAATCTTAAAAGAAACTTATCAAATCGCTATGCCTTTAGTAACTTTGAGCGAACAAGGCATCGCTTTTTTAGAAAAAGGCGAGCTAGTCAATTGCCCCACTATCGCTAAAGAGGTTTATGATGTAACTGGGGCAGGCGATACGGTGATCGCGTCTTTAATGCTCTCTTTATTAGAATCAAAGAGCCTAAAAGATGCTTGCGAGTTTGCCAATGCGGCTGCGGCGGTGGTGGTGGGTAAAATGGGGAGCGCATTAGCGAGTTTAGAAGAAATCGCTTTGATTTTAAACCAAACGCACCCCAAAATCCTCCCTTTAGAAAAGCTGTTAGAAACTTTAGAACACCATCAGCAAAAAATCGTTTTCACCAATGGCTGTTTTGATCTCCTCCATAAAGGGCATGCGAGTTATTTGCAAAAGGCTAAAGCTTTAGGGGATATTCTCATTGTAGGGTTAAATAGCGACGCTTCCGTTAAAAGGCTTAAGGGGGATAAACGCCCCATAGTGAGCGAAAAAGACAGAGCGTTTCTTTTAGCGAGTTTGTCTTGCGTGGATTATGTCGTGGTGTTTGAAGAAGATGCGCCCATCAAATTAATTCAAGCCCTAAAGCCTGATATTTTAGTCAAGGGAGCGGACTATCTCAATAAAGAAATCATAGGGAGCGAGTTTGCTAAAGAAACCCGTTTGATGGAGTTTGAAGAAGGTTATTCCACAAGCGCTATCATAGAAAAAATTAAAAGGACATGCAATGATTGA
- the gmhA gene encoding D-sedoheptulose 7-phosphate isomerase codes for MIDGLIKKEFLAHKEALEKSLESLQEALKQSVYLLIETLENQGKILICGNGGSASDAQHFAAELTGRYKLERKGLSAISLNTDTSALTAIANDYGYEEVFARQVEALGVKNDVLIGISTSGNSKNVLKAYEKAKDLGMKTLSLAGRDGGKMKPLSDMALIVPSDDTPRIQEMHILMIHILCDCIERHFAHKN; via the coding sequence ATGATTGATGGTTTAATTAAAAAAGAATTTTTAGCCCATAAGGAAGCGTTAGAAAAAAGTTTAGAAAGTTTGCAAGAAGCGTTAAAACAAAGCGTTTATCTTTTGATAGAAACTTTAGAAAATCAAGGGAAAATCCTTATTTGCGGTAACGGGGGGAGCGCGAGCGATGCGCAGCATTTTGCCGCTGAATTGACCGGGCGCTATAAATTGGAAAGGAAAGGCTTGAGCGCGATAAGTCTTAATACCGATACCTCAGCCCTTACCGCCATTGCGAACGATTATGGTTATGAAGAAGTGTTTGCCAGACAAGTAGAAGCGTTAGGGGTAAAAAACGATGTTTTGATAGGGATTTCTACAAGCGGTAATTCCAAAAATGTCCTAAAAGCTTATGAAAAAGCCAAAGATTTAGGGATGAAAACGCTTAGTTTAGCGGGGCGTGATGGGGGGAAAATGAAGCCTTTAAGCGATATGGCTTTGATTGTCCCTAGTGATGATACCCCACGAATCCAAGAAATGCACATTCTTATGATCCACATCTTATGCGATTGCATTGAAAGGCATTTCGCTCATAAAAATTAG
- the patA gene encoding MBOAT family peptidoglycan O-acetyltransferase PatA — MLFNTPLFIFAFLPVVFLGYFILQAYAKNPLFPKLWLVLASLFFYAFWNVKYLPLLVGSIIFNYFVALKITKPNAYKRLWLILGLIANVSLLGFFKYTDFFLTNFNLIWKSHFETLHLILPLAISFFTLQQIAYLMDTYKQNQIMQPKTRERERKRSYFLLNPPPSFFSFSHFLDYALFVSFFPQLIAGPIVHHIEMMPQFKDKNNQFLNYRNIALGLFIFSIGLFKKVVIADNIAHFADFGFDKAASLSFIQAWMASLSYSFQLYFDFSGYCDMAIGIALFFNIKLPINFNSPYKALNIQDFWRRWHITLSRFLKEYLYIPLGGNRVKELIVYRNLILVFLIGGFWHGAGWTFIIWGLLHGIALSVHRAYSHTARKFHFTMPKILAWLITFNFINLAWVFFRAKNLESALKVLKGMVGLNGVSLCHLSKEASEFLNRVNDNMIMHTMMYASPTFKMCVLMVIISFCLKNSSHLYQSNQMDWIKTTSACLLLSVGFLFIFASSQSVFLYFNF; from the coding sequence TTGTTATTCAACACGCCGTTATTCATCTTTGCTTTTTTGCCTGTTGTCTTTTTAGGGTATTTTATCTTGCAAGCTTATGCTAAAAATCCCCTGTTCCCTAAACTATGGCTCGTATTGGCTAGTTTGTTTTTTTATGCTTTTTGGAATGTGAAGTATTTGCCCTTATTGGTTGGCTCTATTATTTTTAATTATTTTGTGGCTTTGAAAATCACCAAGCCCAATGCCTATAAAAGATTATGGCTTATTTTGGGTCTGATCGCTAATGTTTCACTTTTAGGATTTTTCAAATACACTGATTTTTTCTTAACCAACTTCAATCTAATATGGAAGAGCCATTTTGAAACCTTGCATTTAATCTTGCCTTTAGCGATCAGCTTTTTCACTTTGCAACAAATCGCTTACTTGATGGACACTTATAAGCAAAATCAAATCATGCAGCCCAAAACGAGAGAGAGAGAGAGAAAACGCTCCTATTTTTTATTAAACCCCCCTCCTTCATTTTTTTCATTTTCGCATTTTTTAGATTACGCTTTATTTGTGAGTTTCTTCCCTCAACTCATTGCAGGACCCATTGTGCATCATATCGAGATGATGCCTCAATTTAAAGATAAAAATAATCAATTTTTGAATTACAGAAATATCGCTTTAGGCTTATTTATCTTTTCTATCGGTTTGTTTAAAAAGGTCGTGATTGCGGATAATATCGCTCATTTTGCCGATTTTGGATTTGATAAGGCGGCTAGCTTAAGTTTTATTCAAGCATGGATGGCGTCTTTATCTTATTCGTTCCAGCTGTATTTTGATTTTAGCGGTTATTGCGATATGGCTATAGGCATTGCCCTCTTTTTTAATATCAAACTCCCTATCAATTTTAATAGCCCCTATAAGGCTTTGAATATCCAAGATTTTTGGAGGAGATGGCATATCACTTTGAGCCGATTCTTAAAAGAGTATTTGTATATCCCTTTAGGGGGTAATAGGGTGAAAGAATTAATCGTGTATAGGAATTTAATTTTAGTGTTTTTGATTGGGGGGTTTTGGCATGGGGCTGGTTGGACTTTTATCATTTGGGGGCTATTGCATGGGATTGCTTTGAGCGTTCATAGAGCGTATTCTCATACCGCTAGAAAATTTCATTTCACTATGCCAAAGATTCTAGCATGGCTCATCACTTTTAATTTCATCAATCTTGCATGGGTGTTTTTTAGAGCCAAAAATTTAGAAAGCGCTTTGAAGGTTTTAAAGGGGATGGTTGGTTTGAATGGCGTTTCGCTTTGTCATCTTTCAAAAGAGGCATCAGAGTTTTTAAATCGTGTCAATGATAACATGATCATGCACACCATGATGTATGCATCCCCCACATTTAAAATGTGTGTTTTGATGGTAATCATCTCTTTTTGTTTAAAAAATAGTTCCCATTTATACCAATCCAATCAAATGGATTGGATTAAAACAACAAGCGCTTGTTTGTTGCTCTCTGTAGGTTTTTTATTTATTTTTGCCAGTTCTCAATCCGTCTTTTTGTATTTTAATTTTTAG